From the Pseudomonadota bacterium genome, the window AGTTTTCTGGTTTGCGAACCGGGCGCGCTTCCGCAAGTTTGGTCGAGCCTATAATGGTCCCGGCATATGATACCGAAATGCCGTTGAATCAGGTCGCTACCGTTAACGTACCTGAACCGCGAATGATCAGCATTCAGGTCTGGGATAAATCGCAGGTTAAGGCGGTGGAAAAGGCGATTCAGAATTCTGGATTGGGCCTCAACCCTGTTGTGGACGGGCAGAATTTGCGCATCCCGATTCCAGAGTTGAATGAGGAGCGCCGCGCAGAACTTGCAAAAATTGCCGGGAAATATGGCGAGAAGGCCAAAATTTCTGTGCGCAACGTGCGCCGCGATGGCATGGACAAACTGAAGAAATTGGAACGGTCAGGAGACGTCAGCGAAGATGACGCCAAAATTTGGTCCGATGAGATTCAGCAAATAACCGACGACATGATAAAGAAAATCGTTGAGGCGCATGAAAGTAAGGAAAGCGAAATTCTCCAAGTCTAAGGCGGTGGCGCTCGCCCCTGAATTGGTCGATCCGATTGCCGTGCCGAGGCATGTCGCCATTATCATGGACGGCAATGGGCGCTGGGCTCGGGCGCGCGGTCTACCGCGTATCGCCGGGCACAAGCAGGGCGTGGAAGCCGTGCGGTCGACTGTTCGCGCGTGCTCAGATCTTGGCATTTCCTATCTGACGATTTATGCGTTTTCTTCCGAGAATTGGAAACGTCCCGCGACCGAGGTCGATGATCTCATGGGGCTTCTCAGGCTGTACATTCGGCGCGAGCTGGCGAGCCTGGGACGTGAAGGCATACGCATTCGATTCATCGGAGATCGCAGTCGTCTCGATGCCGACATCAACCGTCTCATTTCGGAATCAGAAGAAAACACGAAAGACAACAAGGGGTTGATTTTCACTGTGGCCCTTAATTATGGCGGGCGGCAGGAAATTCTCGAGGCAGCGCGGCTATTCGCGCAAAACGTCCGCGACTGCAAGTTAAATCCCGAAGATATGAACGAGCAGCTATTTGAAAGCTATTTACAAAGTACCGACATGCCGGACCCAGATTTGCTTATTCGTACCAGCGGTGAGCAACGGTTGAGCAACTTCCTCCTTTGGCAATCGGCGTATACCGAGTTTCTCTTCACCTCGATATTGTGGCCAGACTTTGGGCGCGAACATCTCGAACAAGCCGTCCAAGAATATCAGCGCCGCGAACGCCGCTACGGTGGCAGCAGCGACTAGACGAAATTGGGCCTTTCTGGGCCGGCGCCTGCTTACTGGCGCGATTTTGGCTAGTTGCGCCGTGGTCGCGGTTGAAGCCGGTGGCGTCGTATTCTTGGCCGTTGTGACTGCACTCGCCGTCATTGTGACATTTGAGTGGATCAAGATGAGTTGTCGGGGCCAATCGCGCGCGACATTGATCGTATCGATCGTCACGGCCTTAGCGAGTGCCATTATGTTCGCCATTTGGGATGGTGAGAAGGCGCTGATCGCCGGCGTTGTTGGCACCGTTCTGGTTGGATTGGTCGCCAGATTCGAAAAAAATAACCCAATTTTGGTCGCCGCCGG encodes:
- the frr gene encoding ribosome recycling factor, whose protein sequence is MAEEPDVDDLQRRMNGALEVLRQEFSGLRTGRASASLVEPIMVPAYDTEMPLNQVATVNVPEPRMISIQVWDKSQVKAVEKAIQNSGLGLNPVVDGQNLRIPIPELNEERRAELAKIAGKYGEKAKISVRNVRRDGMDKLKKLERSGDVSEDDAKIWSDEIQQITDDMIKKIVEAHESKESEILQV
- a CDS encoding isoprenyl transferase; its protein translation is MKVRKAKFSKSKAVALAPELVDPIAVPRHVAIIMDGNGRWARARGLPRIAGHKQGVEAVRSTVRACSDLGISYLTIYAFSSENWKRPATEVDDLMGLLRLYIRRELASLGREGIRIRFIGDRSRLDADINRLISESEENTKDNKGLIFTVALNYGGRQEILEAARLFAQNVRDCKLNPEDMNEQLFESYLQSTDMPDPDLLIRTSGEQRLSNFLLWQSAYTEFLFTSILWPDFGREHLEQAVQEYQRRERRYGGSSD